A region of Culicoides brevitarsis isolate CSIRO-B50_1 chromosome 1, AGI_CSIRO_Cbre_v1, whole genome shotgun sequence DNA encodes the following proteins:
- the LOC134828213 gene encoding ATP-binding cassette sub-family G member 1, with the protein MKDVEFQDVVYRVSHKSSLFGEPRIRTLLKSVSGTFRHGELSAIMGPSGAGKSTLLNALSGFKGDGVQGTIQVNRKTACYITQEDLHQPLVTVEEMMKVACKLKLKPGADHKTVINEVLTNLHLDHRRNVTADRLSGGERKRLSVALELVSNPGIFFLDEPTSGLDEVTAAQCIRQLRELAKQDRTVVCTIHQPSAAIFALFDHIYIIAQGQCVYQGAPKALVPFLAHVNINCPRHYNPADFIIELCDSEENEKIIPTFSEIFQNGKLICTIPQTINNLEQQQYRIKPALTHMVMEKQKSKEGALVQKMKQITKFLKNDSATSGIKQFLILFNLMMLKTFRNKTALVIQLIHHLLCGLFIGVIFFQLADEGERMFDHLKFCMGVVFFTVYTQIMTPILSYPAEIKIVKKECFNRWYGLVPYYLALTFSRIPLQVTLNVIFSSLVYWLAGLPAEFWRFVCFACIGVIVCFVADGLGLLIGATFNVTNGCAIGPMCMAPFLGLAVYGFDFADKIPFYMDILMRLSFVRGGVVSLALTVFGYGRKQLACKDIYCHFDDPKVLLRYLRIENRSVWGEIAVLVAICVLFRTLLYMSLRRRCLA; encoded by the exons TTGGTGAACCTCGGATACGAACTTTGCTCAAAAGTGTCAGCGGAACGTTTCGTCATGGCGAACTTTCGGCAATTATGGGTCCCTCGGGTGCTGGAAAAAGTACGTTGCTCAACGCTTTGAGTGGCTTCAA AGGCGACGGAGTGCAAGGCACGATTCAAGTGAACCGCAAAACGGCTTGTTACATCACGCAAGAGGATTTGCATCAGCCACTCGTGACGGTAGAGGAAATGATGAAAGTTGCCTGTAAGCTGAAACTCAAGCCGGGTGCCGATCACAAAACAGTTATTAACGAAGTATTAACGAATTTGCATCTGGATCATCGGAGAAATGTGACGGCGGATCGTTTAAGTGGCGGCGAAAGGAAGAGACTTTCGGTTGCGTTGGAATTAGTTTCAAATCCGGGGATATTTTTCCTTGATGAACCAACGAGCGGATTGGATGAAGTAACGGCAGCGCAATGTATCAGGCAGTTAAGGGAGTTGGCGAAACAAGACAGAACTGTCGTTTGTACGATTCATCAACCGTCGGCGGcgatttttgcactttttgatCACATTTACATCATTGCGCAAGGGCAATGTGTGTATCAGGGAGCTCCGAAGGCGTTGGTGCCATTTTTAGCGCATGTTAATATTAATTGTCCTCGACATTATAATCCAGCGGATTtta TCATCGAATTATGTGATAGCGAagagaatgaaaaaatcattccAACATTTTCGGAAATCTTTCAAAATGGCAAGCTAATATGCACAATTCCGCAAACGATTAACAATTTGGAGCAGCAGCAATACCGAATCAAGCCCGCCCTCACGCACATGGTTATGGAAAAGCAAAAATCCAAAGAAGGCGctttagtacaaaaaatgaaacaaattacGAAATTCCTGAAAAATGATTCCGCGACATCGGGCATCAAGCAATTCCTCATTCTGTTCAATCTCATGATGCTCAAGACATTCCGCAACAAGACTGCTTTAGTGATCCAGTTGATACATCATTTGCTGTGTGGCTTGTTTATCGGCGTAATTTTCTTCCAGCTTGCCGACGAGGGCGAACGAATGTTCGATCATCTGAAATTTTGCATGGGCGTCGTCTTTTTTACGGTTTATACGCAAATTATGACACCGATATTGAgtt atcCAGCAGAgataaaaatcgttaaaaaggAGTGTTTTAACCGATGGTATGGCTTGGTCCCGTATTATTTGGCACTTACTTTCTCCCGAATTCCATTGCAAGTCACGTTAAATGTCATTTTCTCGTCTCTCGTGTATTGGCTCGCGGGATTGCCGGCAGAATTTTGGCGATTTGTGTGTTTCGCCTGTATTGGAGTCATCGTTTGCTTCGTCGCCGATGGTTTGGGACTTCTCATTGGAGCAACTTTTAACGTCACG aacggATGCGCTATTGGTCCAATGTGCATGGCTCCTTTTTTGGGTCTGGCGGTTTATGGATTCGATTTTGCCGATAAAATTCCCTTTTACATGGATATTCTGATGCGTTTGAGTTTCGTACGAGGCGGCGTCGTGTCGTTAGCACTCACAGTCTTCGGTTATGGACGAAAGCAACTTGCCTGCAAAGATATTTATTGTCACTTTGATGATCCGAAGGTGCTTTTGCGATACTTGAGGATCGAAAATCGCTCAGTTTGGGGCGAAATTGCCGTTTTAGTGGCAATTTGTGTGCTTTTCCGCACGTTATTGTACATGAGTTTGCGACGACGATGCTTGGCGTGA
- the LOC134835045 gene encoding probable cytochrome P450 12a5, mitochondrial, which yields MLKLSLRPANLLRNFASQATACPHAANSADIEWKNAKPYSEIPSPGLGMLFKFMPGGELYNTSILHMNQYFHKNFGNIARMRGMFGAQDVVMIYDPQDFATVFRKEGQWPQRKALEGMDYYREKLRRDVYKKNGLLGNDGPQWQEFRSVVNPVLMQPKTVELYVNRIDEVTRELVEIIREARDEKDETPADFGHYMERWSLESMGTIALDTRLGVLEKSKNNKGDRLAYLMESMFELSFELEAKPSLWRIIKTPKFAKLMRMFDEVTNITLSYVQEAIKRIENEKEPKPVEQQGVLEKLLRIDRDIATVMSMDMLAVGVDTTSSTAKSLLYLLATNPVRQEKLRKEILSILPTKDTLLTPEKMRSLPYLRACMKEAHRILPVIAGTVRGTQQDLVLQGYQIPKGTWIVMAGGILTDNEENFSKPREFIPERWLKDDSHKAEGVKHAKEAHPFIYLPFGFGPRMCVGRRFAELEIETFIIRFLREFEVSWKYPEPKMRSTFINSLTGDLKFTMKELDY from the exons atgctcaaattAAGTCTCAGACCTGCAAATTTGCTTCGAAATTTCGCTTCTCAAGCAACTGCTTGTCCTCATGCCGCAAATTCCGCCGATATTGAATGGAAAAATGCAAAACCTTACAGCGAAATTCCATCTCCGGGCCTCGGAATGTTGTTCAAGTTCATGCCGGGAGGCGAACTTTACAATACTTCAATTTTGCACATGAAtcaatattttcacaaaaatttcggCAACATCGCTCGAATGCGAGGCATGTTCGGAGCTCAGGATGTCGTCATGATTTACGATCCGCAAGACTTTGCCACAGTTTTTCGCAAAGAAGGTCAATGGCCGCAACGAAAAGCGCTCGAAGGCATGGATTATTACCGGGAAAAATTGCGCCGCGATGTTTACAAGAAAAACGGTTTGCTCGGAAATGACGGTCCTCAATGGCAAGAGTTTCGTTCAGTTGTGAATCCGGTTTTAATGCAACCAAAAACCGTCGAGTTGTACGTAAATCGCATCGATGAGGTCACACGAGAGCTGGTTGAAATTATTCGAGAGGCTCGCGATGAGAAAGATGAGACTCCCGCTGATTTCGGGCATTATATGGAACGTTGGTCGTTGGAGTCGATGGGAACAATTGCCTTAGATACGCGTCTCGGGGTGTtggaaaagtcaaaaaataacaaaggaGACCGTTTGGCATATTTGATGGAGTCGATGTTTGAATTGTCGTTTGAGTTGGAGGCGAAACCTTCGCTTTGGAGAATCATCAAGACACCAAAGTTTGCGAAATTGATGAGAATGTTCGATGAAGTCACGAa CATAACTTTATCATATGTACAAGAAGCAATCAAACGAATTGAGAACGAAAAAGAGCCAAAACCTGTCGAACAACAAGGCGTTCTCGAAAAACTACTCAGAATTGATCGAGATATCGCCACTGTGATGAGTATGGATATGTTAGCTGTCGGAGTTGATACC acttCATCGACTGCCAAGTCACTTTTGTACCTTTTAGCAACAAATCCCGTACGTCAAGAAAAGCTCCGAAaggaaattttgtcaattctcCCAACAAAAGACACTTTATTAACTCCTGAAAAGATGAGATCCCTTCCCTACCTTCGTGCCTGCATGAAAGAAGCTCATCGCATATTGCCTGTGATCGCGGGAACTGTTCGTGGCACGCAACAAGATCTCGTTTTGCAAGGATATCAAATCCCCAAAGGCACTTGGATTGTCATGGCAGGCGGCATTCTCACCgataacgaagaaaatttcagtaaacCACGAGAATTTATCCCCGAGCGATGGTTAAAAGACGATTCTCACAAAGCTGAAGGTGTTAAACACGCAAAAGAAGCTcatccttttatttatttgccttTCGGATTCGGTCCGAGGATGTGTGTTGGGCGAAGATTCGCTGAACTTGAGAtcgaaacttttattattcgaTTTTTGAGGGAGTTTGAAGTCAGTTGGAAGTATCCCGAACCGAAAATGAGATCgacttttattaattctctCACGGGAGACCTGAAATTTACGATGAAAGAGTtggattattaa